Proteins from a genomic interval of Pseudomonas sp. RC10:
- a CDS encoding NADP-dependent oxidoreductase codes for MSQELILNQRIVLASRPEGSPTPENFRLEREALPDLQDGQVQLRTLYLSLDPYMRGRMSDAPSYAPPVEIDGVMEGGAVSVVEQSRNPAFNEGDLVVGQTGWQTHSISDGKNLMAMPKDLPSPSMAVGVLGMPGITGYMGLMHIGQPKAGETLVVAAASGAVGSVVGQVAKLHGLRVVGIAGGIDKCRYVMDELGFDACIDHKSPHFAEQLSEACPSGIDIYFELVGGKIFEAVIPLLNQHARIPLCGVIAQYNAQRLPEGPNYLPLLMRTLLTKRARIQGFIVYEEYYHRLDEFMRDMVPLVKDGKVKFREDVVEGLEHAPDAFIGMLEGKNFGKLVVKVS; via the coding sequence ATGTCGCAAGAACTGATCCTCAACCAGCGTATCGTCCTCGCCTCACGCCCCGAAGGCTCGCCGACCCCGGAAAACTTCCGACTTGAACGCGAGGCGTTGCCCGACCTGCAAGACGGTCAGGTTCAACTGCGCACGCTGTACCTGTCCCTCGACCCTTACATGCGCGGTCGCATGAGCGATGCGCCGTCCTACGCGCCACCGGTGGAAATCGACGGGGTGATGGAAGGCGGCGCAGTCAGCGTGGTCGAGCAATCGCGCAACCCTGCATTCAACGAGGGTGATCTGGTCGTGGGGCAGACCGGCTGGCAGACCCACAGCATCTCTGACGGCAAAAACCTCATGGCCATGCCCAAAGACCTGCCCAGCCCGTCGATGGCGGTCGGGGTGCTCGGCATGCCGGGGATCACCGGCTACATGGGGTTGATGCACATCGGCCAACCCAAAGCCGGTGAAACCCTGGTGGTGGCGGCGGCGTCCGGCGCGGTGGGTTCGGTGGTGGGCCAGGTCGCCAAGCTCCACGGCCTGCGCGTCGTGGGCATTGCCGGGGGCATCGACAAGTGCCGTTATGTCATGGATGAGCTGGGCTTCGACGCCTGTATCGATCACAAGAGCCCACACTTCGCCGAACAGCTCAGCGAGGCTTGCCCCAGCGGCATCGACATTTATTTCGAGCTGGTCGGCGGCAAGATTTTCGAAGCGGTGATCCCGTTACTGAACCAACATGCCCGCATTCCGCTGTGCGGCGTCATTGCGCAATACAACGCCCAACGTCTGCCGGAGGGCCCGAATTACTTGCCGTTGCTGATGCGAACCCTGCTGACCAAACGCGCGCGGATTCAGGGCTTCATCGTCTACGAAGAGTATTACCACCGCCTGGACGAATTCATGCGCGACATGGTGCCGTTGGTGAAGGACGGCAAGGTCAAGTTCCGCGAGGACGTGGTCGAAGGCCTGGAACATGCGCCGGATGCCTTCATCGGCATGCTGGAGGGCAAGAACTTCGGCAAGCTGGTGGTGAAGGTGTCCTAA
- the recR gene encoding recombination mediator RecR, with amino-acid sequence MSFSPLIRQLIDSLRILPGVGQKTAQRMALQLLERDRSGGSRLAQALSQAMEGVGHCKQCRTLTEDELCPQCSDNRRDDTLLCVVEGPMDVYAVEQTGYRGRYFVLKGHLSPLDGLGPEAIGIPQLMTRIEEQGTFAEVILATNPTVEGEATAHYIAQLLTDKGLITSRIAHGVPLGGELELVDGGTLAHSFAGRKPIKL; translated from the coding sequence ATGAGCTTCAGCCCCCTGATTCGCCAGTTGATCGACTCCCTGCGCATCCTGCCCGGCGTCGGTCAGAAAACCGCCCAGCGCATGGCGTTGCAGCTGCTGGAGCGTGATCGCAGCGGTGGCTCGCGTCTGGCTCAGGCATTGAGTCAGGCCATGGAAGGTGTCGGTCACTGCAAGCAATGCCGGACGCTTACTGAAGACGAACTTTGCCCGCAATGCTCGGACAACCGCCGCGACGACACGCTGCTGTGCGTAGTGGAAGGACCGATGGACGTGTATGCGGTGGAGCAGACCGGTTATCGCGGTCGCTACTTCGTGCTGAAGGGGCACCTGTCGCCGCTGGACGGGCTCGGGCCTGAAGCCATTGGCATCCCGCAACTGATGACGCGGATCGAAGAGCAGGGCACCTTCGCGGAAGTGATCCTCGCCACCAACCCCACCGTGGAAGGCGAGGCGACGGCCCATTACATCGCGCAACTGCTGACCGACAAAGGCCTCATCACCTCCCGCATCGCCCACGGCGTGCCGTTGGGCGGCGAGCTTGAGTTAGTAGACGGCGGGACCCTGGCGCACTCGTTTGCAGGGCGTAAACCCATAAAGCTTTGA